Sequence from the Fictibacillus arsenicus genome:
ACTGTCCGAAAGGCTGGGCCAGCATCTGTGCAGATAAAGTCTGATACGTTTTATCCGACGATTCTCCTCTTGCACGGAAAAGAATACGCAAAGCACTAATGCACATTGCCGTATAAACACCTGCAATAATTAAATATCCAAGTCTGCTGAACCATCTCTTCCAGCTATGGTTCACGCATTCAGGATCAAAGACCGCTTTCGTAATCTGCCAGAACGCATAGGCGCTTAACCCAACGGCAAGTACAATCAATAAAACAGGTCCAAACGGCTGCTGGGCGATCGTGTAAAGTGCGCCTTGCGAGCTTGCTTCATTCAAATGTGTACCGGTTGAGGTAATCAACGCAAGAATTCCGATTACAACATACACGATCCCCTTTGACAGGTATCCTATTCTTGCAAAGCGATGTATCCACGGCCGGAAAGACTCAAAATGATTCTTAATCTTATCTTTATACGTTTCTTTTTTTACGAATGGCTGTTTTACAGTCAAATTCGGCTCTCCTTTCAGAGCAAATCACTTCTCGTCTCTGGTGGGTTATATAACAAATAAATCCGGTACAGATTACTTATGATGGTTTTTGTAACTGCATACGCCGGAATAGCCAGCAGCAAACCGATAAAGCCAAAAGCGGCACCAGACATCAGTACGACCAATATAATTGTAAGCGGGTGTATGCGAAGTTTTCTTCCCATGATCTGGGGAGATAGAATGTTACCTTCCACCTGCTGTACAACAAGCGTTACAAAAGCTACTTTTATCGCCATCACCGGATCTTGGATGAGCCCGACTAAAAGAGCAGGGAACACCCCGATGAATGGTCCAAGAAAAGGAATAACATTCGTCAAAACAGCAAAAAGAGCAAGAACGAGTGCGAACTTAAGTCCGATAATCATATAGCCGGCATACATAAATACTCCGACAAACAATGCGACCAATATTTGTCCTTTTATATAAGAAGACAGCGTAGAATCGATATCCCGCAGAATAGCAGCCACGTCATGTTCCATGTGACGCGGTACAAGTCTTAGAAAATAATTAAAAAACTTTTTATCATCAAGCAGTAAATAAAATAGAATAAACGGTACCACCAATAGAACGAGAGCAATATTCGTTAAAGTAGTAACGAGAGCAATTACATCTTTGGAGATGGAGCTTGTGAACTTTTCGAGGCGCACGGTTGCCAGTTTTGCAACCTGTGTGCTGTCAATAAATGATTTGTTTTCACCTGTGACCATTTTTCCTGTTTTTTCAGTGGCTTCACCTATTTTTTTAGGAAAGTCATTTGTAAGATTTGTTAACTGATCTGCAACGATAGGAATGGCAACACCTGAGATTCCGGAAAAAGCCAAAATTAATCCCAGCATGACTAAGAATATAGCAAGAAATTTTGGGACTTTCTTTTTGATCAAAAAACGGATGAGCGGCCGAAGCAAATAATATAACAAACCTGCGATAAACATTGGAAAGAAGACGCTCGAAATAACAAGATAAAGGAAGTCAATGAGATAGTCGATTTTCCCTAGCAAGAATAGAATCGTGAGTACGAGTACGGCACCTGCCCCGTACTTAAAGAATGAGTGCTGATACCACATAAGCAGTGACCTCCATTTCATATTAGTATTCTTTTCCCTTTTTCAAAAACTGTAATCTTTTTTTAGGGAAAATATAATTGACTTTTTTTTAGAGCGCTGATAGATTGAAAGGGTAAATGTAAACGTTTACGTAACAGAAAGCAGGTTGATGTTTTGAATCCGACAATTAAAGATGTAGCCAAGTATGCAAACGTTTCAATTGCAACGGTTTCCCGGATTGTTAATGGGCTGCCAGGCTATTCGGAGGACACGAAGAAAAAGGTGCAAGAAGCTATTGAAGCATTAGGCTACCAGCCGAACGCCATTGCACGCGGACTGATCAACAAGCGGACCCAAACGATCGGTGTCCTGTTTCCCGAAGTGTCCGGGATGCTTTCATCAGAGGTTTTAGAAGGTGTCGAGAATGCGGCTCACGACGGCGGATTCAGCGTTATCGTCTGCAATACGACATCCAGCGGAAAGCGGACAGTCAAATATTTGCGATTATTGCAGGAAAAAAGGGTAGACGGCATCATCTTTGCTTCTGAAGATGTGAAAGAAGAGTACTATAAGATTTTTCAAGAGATGAAAGTTCCTGTAGTCCTTGTCTCAACTGCATCATCAAACTATGATCTGCCTTTCGTCCGTGTAAATGATTTTGAAGGAGCTTTCCAGGCAACTGAGCATCTGGTGAAAAAAGGGCATAAGCAGATTGGCATGATAGGCGGCAGCAAGAATGATCCAATTGCGGGAGTTCCGCGTATGAGAGGTTTTAAGGAAGCACTTCAAAAGCATTCCCTGGCCTTTTCAGAAAATCACATCACGACTAACGAAGGCTACCGTTTTCAAAATGGAAAAGAGTCATTGCCTGTGCTGCTGAAGCAGCTGCCAGATATGACCGCTCTGTTTGCTGCGAGTGACGAGATGGCGATTGGAGCTATGTCCGCCGCACATCAGCTGGGCATAAAAGTACCAGAAGAACTTTCAATCATCGGATACGATAATCTGAAGATTGCAGAAATGTGTTATCCTGCGCTGACAACAGTCTCACAACCTTTAAAAGATATGGGACAAACCGCAGGCGAGATTTTAGTGAAATTGATTAAAGGTGAAGAAAAAGAAGCAGAAAGCCGTTATATGCCATTTACGATCGTAGAGAGGCAGTCAGTCTGTGATTTACATGACAAGTAAAAAACGGAGGCAACATTCGCTTCATTTTTATTTAAGAAATACGTAAACGTTTACGTAAAACGCTTACACATAAATAGGAGGCATATACAAATGATTAAAGTTACAGTATGGAACGAGAACCGACACGAACAGAAGAACCCGACAGTGCAGGAAATCTACCCAAAAGGAATTCACGGTGCCATCGCTGAGTTTTTAGAGAATGCTGGCCACGATGTGAAGACAGCAACACTTGATGAGCCAGAGCACGGTCTTACAGAGGAAGTGTTAAACAACACAGATGTTCTTGTATGGTGGGGGCACCTTGCACATGACGAAGTAGATGATGAGATCGTGAACAAAGTCCAGCAGCGTGTATTAGATGGAATGGGTCTCTTAGTTCTTCATTCCGGCCATTTTTCTAAAATCTTTAAAAAGCTTATGGGCACGTCTTGCGATTTAAAGTGGCGTGAAGCGGACGAAAAAGAACGCATCTGGATTGTGAACCCTAGCCACCCGGTAGCAAACGGTCTTGGTGAGTACATCGAGCTTGAAAAAGAAGAGATGTATGGTGAGCACTTTGATATCCCGGCTCCAGACGATCTTGTTTTTGTTAGCTGGTTTGAAGGAGGAGAAGTGTTCCGCTCAGGATGTGCTTACAACCGCGGAAAAGGGAAGATCTTCTACTTCCGTCCAGGGCACGAGACTTACCCGACTTATTACAACAAAGATGTTCAAACCGTAATTACGAATGCCGTGTCTTTCTTAGCTCCAACTGGAAGCCAGGCTCCTGTATACGGAAACGCAAAACCGCTTGAAGCAATTGGTGCAAAATAATTTTAAAGGCTGTTTTCGCAAAAACTTTGTTGTTTTTGAAAGTAGTTGATTTGCGTTCCAGGTCGCTCGCTTTCCGCGGGGCGTGCGGTGAGCCTCCTGGCGCTCTGCGCCATTAGGAGTCTCACCTGTCACACTCGTCCCGCTGGAGTCTCGCACCTTGCGCTCCAATCAACTTATCAATGAAGTGAAAGAAAAAAATAATCATAAGCAACAATATTTTAGAAAAGAGCTATTTTAAAAGAATTGGAGAGTTGGTTTCCGCGGAGCGGGCGTTGAGCCTACAGGAGTCTCGCACATTAAGCTCCAATCAATTTGTTAATGCAGAATCTGAGTAAAATTGTTTTAAGAAAGAAACCAATCATGAGGAGGAAGTTATTATGACAGTAAAAGTAGGAATTATCGGATGTGGAAGCATCGCCAATCACCGTCACCTGCCGGAGTATGCGGCAAACCAGGATGTTGAGATCGTTGCGGTATGTGATGTTGTAAAAGAACGTGCTGAAGCTGCACAAGCTATTTACGGCGGGGAAATCTTTACGGACTATAACGAGCTGCTTGCACTTGATGAAGTAGAAGCCGTAAGTGTTTGTACACCGAACTACCTGCATGCACCGGTTTCAGTTGCTGCTTTAAAAGCAGGAAAGCACGTTTTATGCGAAAAGCCGATGGCTACATCTTTACAAGAAGCTGAAGAGATGATTGAAGCAGCTGAAAAAAGCGGGAAGACTCTCATGATTGGGCATAATCAGCGTTTCGTTCCAGCACATCAAAAAGCGCGTGAGATCATTGCGAACGGTGAACTTGGGAAAGTATACAGCTTCCGTACGGCTTTCGGCCATCCAGGACCTGAGGCGTGGAGTGTTGACGGGAAGAACAGCTGGTTCTTTAAGAAGGATGAAGCATTTATCGGTGCGATGGGTGACCTTGGCGTTCATAAAACTGACTTGATTCGTTATATCCTTGGGGAAGAGATCGCAGAAGTCGGTGCGTTTGTAGAAACAAGTGCGAAGGAATTCGCTTCCGTTGATGACACAGCAGTTTGTGTATTAAAAACAGACAGCGGCATTATCGGAACACTCGCTGCAAGCTGGTCATATACGGCAAAAGAAGACAACTCAACAATCATCTATGGGGAAAAGGGAATTCTTCGCCTAGAAGACGACCCACAATATTCACTTGTAGCACAATATACAAATGGGTCGATTGTTCGTTATGAGATGGGTGCGATCCAGACGAATGAAAATCAATCAAACTCTCATGTTGTTGATCATTTTATTAAAGCGGTTGAATCAGGCGAAGCACCGCTCATCACTGGTGAAGAGGGCAAGCGTTCACTAGCAGTAATCCTTGCAGCGTTAGAATCAAATGATAAGAAGACGATCGAAAAAGTTAAAACAGGAGTACACGCATGAAATTAAGAGTAGGCATAATAGGGGCTGGCGGCATTGCGCAAGGCCGTCATATCCCCGCATTTCAACAACTTGGAGATCAAGCAGAAATTACTGCGATCAGTGATGTAAACGTGGAAGTTGCGAAATCAGTTGCTGAAAAATTTCACGTACCGAACTACTTCACAACCTATCAAGAGATGTGGCCGCATGTGGATGCTGTTGTCATCTGTACGCCGAACAAGTTTCATAGAGAAATAACTGTTGCGGCTCTAGATGCTGGTAAACACGTACTTTGTGAAAAACCGATGGCGATGACTGTAGAGGAATGCGCCGAGATGGTTGAAGCTGAAAAGCGATCTGGTAAAGTACTATCCATTGCGTATCACTATCGATATATGAAAGAATCTCAAGCGGCGAAACGTGTAATTGAGGCCGGTGAAGTAGGTAATCCATTCGTTGTTCGTGTTCAGGCTCTCAGAAGACGCAAGGTGCCAGGCTGGGGAGTTTTTACGAACAAAGAGCTTCAGGGCGGAGGAAGTTTGATAGATTACGGCTGTCATCTCCTTGATTTAACTTTGTGGCTGCTTGATAACCCGGCTATAAGTGAAGTTTCAGGTCAAACGTATAACACAGTTAGCCGTGAAGCGGAGCAGGTGAACCAATGGGGTACTTTTGATGCCGATACTTTTGAAGTCGATGATCACGTTACGGCTTATATCCGTTTAGCGAACGGCGGAACGATTCTGTTCGAAACGTCATGGGCTGCAAACATTCCAGATGATGCGGAAATGGTTCGGATCTCAGGTGACCGCGGCGGACTTGATGTGTTTCCTTTCTCGGTCAATAAAGCAGAAAACGGTATGATGACAACAACTAAGGCCGATTGGATTCTGGGAGAAGATGATCCGGGACTTCCGCAGGCTAAGAATTTTGTAGACAGCTGTCTAGGGAAAGCTGAGCCATTAGTAAAAGCGGAAGAAGCGATGAACACGTCGCGTGTCATTGAAGCAATCTATGCAAGCAGTTTAATGGGGAAAAGCGTCCCTGTTGAGAACGGAAAAGGAGTGGAGAAAGCATGAAACTAGGAGTATTTACAGTTCTTTTTTCACAAAAGTCATTCACGGAAATGCTTGATTATGTAAAAGAGGCAGGCGTTTCAGCTGTTGAGATCGGAACAGGGAACTATCCTGGCAACGCGCACTGTCCGCTAGATGATTTATTAGCGAGTGAAGACAAGCGCAATGAATATCTGCATGAAGTAGAAAAGCGCGGTTTAACGATTTCGGCATTCAGCTGTCACGGGAACCCGCTGTCTCCAGATGAGGCGTTCGCGAAAGAATCCCATGATACTTTTGTAAAAACAGTAGAGCTCGCAGGGTTGATGAACGTACCTGTCGTGAACTGTTTCTCAGGTGTTCCTGGGGATTCTGAAAGCGCCAAGTATCCGAACTGGCCGGTATCACCTTGGCCGAACGAGTACAGCGACGTACTTAAGTGGCAATGGGAAGAAAAGCTCATTCCTTATTGGCGTACATGGGGTCAGTTTGCAAAAGAGCATGGTGTTAAAATCGGTTTAGAGCTTCACGGCGGTTTCTTAGTTCACACGCCATACACGTTGTTAAAACTGCGTGAAGAAACTTGTGATGCGATCGGTGCCAACCTTGATCCTTCTCACTTATGGTGGCAAGGCATCGATCCTGTCGCAGCAATCAAGATCTTAGGTAAAGCTGGAGCGATCCATCATTTCCATGCGAAAGATACGTACTTAGATCAAGAAAACATCAACATGCACGGCTTAACAGACATGCAGCCATACGGCGCTGTTCAGAACCGTGCATGGAGCTTCCGTTCTGTAGGATGCGGCCATTCTGTTCAGGACTGGTCTGATATGATGAGTGCGCTTCGTACGTATGGCTACGACTATGTTGTGAGCATTGAACACGAAGATCCGATCATGTCAATCGAGGAGGGCTTCTCTCGCGCTGTGAAGAACCTGCAGTCGATCCTCATCTCTGAACAGCCAGCCGAGATGTGGTGGGTCTAGTACAAAAGTAGGGGTCTGACCCCAAACAAATACAAATCCGTGATTTGTATTTGTGGGGTGCACACCCCTTTGATAAGAAAGCCTGAAATCCGAACTTGCGGGTTTCAGGCTTTTTCCATTCTAAAGCAGAAAGCAACTAGAAGAACTTCGGTAAGCTAAATCTTCCTTACACGCATCGTGTCGCGAATGACTGGCCAGTTCTGCGGAAATGGAATACCCAATACCCAGAAGCTGACTCCGCGGAGACCATAATCAATGGCAGTTCTGTATTTTGCCTGAACACTCCTGGCATCCTCAAACCAGACTTCATGTTCTTTCCCTTGTGCATCGAAATACTTAAACCAAGGTGATTGATCACCTTCATCAAATTCAATGGATACATTCATCTGAGCAGCAAGATTTACAGCTGCAACGGGACTCAATGTACGGGCGAAGGTGCCTTGTACGAAAGGCAGTGTCCAATCCCGTCCATATGTGGGAACTCCCATCATTATTTTTTCACGTGGAATCACCGTAACGGCGTAATCAAGCACTTTTTTTACTTCATCCAAAGGAGCGATAGCCATCGCGCGTCCGCCTGCCCATCCCCATTCATAGGTCATGACCACAACAAAATCAACAATCTCTCCATGAGCTTTGTAGTCGTGGGCTTCGTACAAGAGGCCAGGCTGTTCTTCTTTATATTTCGGAGCAACAGCAGAAGAAACAGAATACCCTAATGGTCTAAACTTTGCGACTGCCCGCCTTAAGAAATCGTTGTAGTCTTCTTTATTCTCAGGATATACGTATTCAAAATCAAAGTTTACTCCGCGGAATCCTTTTGTTTGCATCGTGCTAAGAATATTGTTCAGAACCGTCTCTTGTAAGGAATCACTGTCCAATATCGTTTTAATCAGATCTGAATTGAATTCTCCATTTTCAATATTGGCGATTCCCATAAGAGGAGCAACCCGGTTAATTCTCGCAGCTGCAAGAACGCCTTCGTCCTGAAGAGGAGTTAATCCGCCAGACTTCGTAACCGAATAACTAAACGGTGTGATATAGGTTAGATAGGAGCCTACATTTCTTACCTCGGTTTGAGCGGCAGCCCCCATATTCGTTATATAAGCATTCACTTCTTTTACAGGTCTTTTATAAGGGATGGAAAGCCTAGTTCCTGTATAAATCAAAGCTGGATTAGCAATATTATTTTCCTTTTGTATATCTGCCACAGAAGTGCCGTATCGATTCGCAATGGCGTAGAGGGATTCACCCTGTTTCA
This genomic interval carries:
- a CDS encoding DUF1206 domain-containing protein, which codes for MTVKQPFVKKETYKDKIKNHFESFRPWIHRFARIGYLSKGIVYVVIGILALITSTGTHLNEASSQGALYTIAQQPFGPVLLIVLAVGLSAYAFWQITKAVFDPECVNHSWKRWFSRLGYLIIAGVYTAMCISALRILFRARGESSDKTYQTLSAQMLAQPFGQLLVAIGGLVFGIIGVVFLFRAMSRKFKKNLKKNEMNKKEWKWSGYIGTFGMIARGIVFMIIAFFLIRTAILANPEETKGLDGALLELANQPFGPVLLAIVALGFIAYGVFMFASARYRRLNNQ
- a CDS encoding AI-2E family transporter, giving the protein MWYQHSFFKYGAGAVLVLTILFLLGKIDYLIDFLYLVISSVFFPMFIAGLLYYLLRPLIRFLIKKKVPKFLAIFLVMLGLILAFSGISGVAIPIVADQLTNLTNDFPKKIGEATEKTGKMVTGENKSFIDSTQVAKLATVRLEKFTSSISKDVIALVTTLTNIALVLLVVPFILFYLLLDDKKFFNYFLRLVPRHMEHDVAAILRDIDSTLSSYIKGQILVALFVGVFMYAGYMIIGLKFALVLALFAVLTNVIPFLGPFIGVFPALLVGLIQDPVMAIKVAFVTLVVQQVEGNILSPQIMGRKLRIHPLTIILVVLMSGAAFGFIGLLLAIPAYAVTKTIISNLYRIYLLYNPPETRSDLL
- a CDS encoding LacI family DNA-binding transcriptional regulator; the encoded protein is MNPTIKDVAKYANVSIATVSRIVNGLPGYSEDTKKKVQEAIEALGYQPNAIARGLINKRTQTIGVLFPEVSGMLSSEVLEGVENAAHDGGFSVIVCNTTSSGKRTVKYLRLLQEKRVDGIIFASEDVKEEYYKIFQEMKVPVVLVSTASSNYDLPFVRVNDFEGAFQATEHLVKKGHKQIGMIGGSKNDPIAGVPRMRGFKEALQKHSLAFSENHITTNEGYRFQNGKESLPVLLKQLPDMTALFAASDEMAIGAMSAAHQLGIKVPEELSIIGYDNLKIAEMCYPALTTVSQPLKDMGQTAGEILVKLIKGEEKEAESRYMPFTIVERQSVCDLHDK
- a CDS encoding ThuA domain-containing protein is translated as MIKVTVWNENRHEQKNPTVQEIYPKGIHGAIAEFLENAGHDVKTATLDEPEHGLTEEVLNNTDVLVWWGHLAHDEVDDEIVNKVQQRVLDGMGLLVLHSGHFSKIFKKLMGTSCDLKWREADEKERIWIVNPSHPVANGLGEYIELEKEEMYGEHFDIPAPDDLVFVSWFEGGEVFRSGCAYNRGKGKIFYFRPGHETYPTYYNKDVQTVITNAVSFLAPTGSQAPVYGNAKPLEAIGAK
- a CDS encoding Gfo/Idh/MocA family protein codes for the protein MTVKVGIIGCGSIANHRHLPEYAANQDVEIVAVCDVVKERAEAAQAIYGGEIFTDYNELLALDEVEAVSVCTPNYLHAPVSVAALKAGKHVLCEKPMATSLQEAEEMIEAAEKSGKTLMIGHNQRFVPAHQKAREIIANGELGKVYSFRTAFGHPGPEAWSVDGKNSWFFKKDEAFIGAMGDLGVHKTDLIRYILGEEIAEVGAFVETSAKEFASVDDTAVCVLKTDSGIIGTLAASWSYTAKEDNSTIIYGEKGILRLEDDPQYSLVAQYTNGSIVRYEMGAIQTNENQSNSHVVDHFIKAVESGEAPLITGEEGKRSLAVILAALESNDKKTIEKVKTGVHA
- a CDS encoding Gfo/Idh/MocA family protein; this translates as MKLRVGIIGAGGIAQGRHIPAFQQLGDQAEITAISDVNVEVAKSVAEKFHVPNYFTTYQEMWPHVDAVVICTPNKFHREITVAALDAGKHVLCEKPMAMTVEECAEMVEAEKRSGKVLSIAYHYRYMKESQAAKRVIEAGEVGNPFVVRVQALRRRKVPGWGVFTNKELQGGGSLIDYGCHLLDLTLWLLDNPAISEVSGQTYNTVSREAEQVNQWGTFDADTFEVDDHVTAYIRLANGGTILFETSWAANIPDDAEMVRISGDRGGLDVFPFSVNKAENGMMTTTKADWILGEDDPGLPQAKNFVDSCLGKAEPLVKAEEAMNTSRVIEAIYASSLMGKSVPVENGKGVEKA
- a CDS encoding sugar phosphate isomerase/epimerase family protein, with the translated sequence MKLGVFTVLFSQKSFTEMLDYVKEAGVSAVEIGTGNYPGNAHCPLDDLLASEDKRNEYLHEVEKRGLTISAFSCHGNPLSPDEAFAKESHDTFVKTVELAGLMNVPVVNCFSGVPGDSESAKYPNWPVSPWPNEYSDVLKWQWEEKLIPYWRTWGQFAKEHGVKIGLELHGGFLVHTPYTLLKLREETCDAIGANLDPSHLWWQGIDPVAAIKILGKAGAIHHFHAKDTYLDQENINMHGLTDMQPYGAVQNRAWSFRSVGCGHSVQDWSDMMSALRTYGYDYVVSIEHEDPIMSIEEGFSRAVKNLQSILISEQPAEMWWV
- a CDS encoding LysM peptidoglycan-binding domain-containing protein, producing the protein MYIHVVQRGDSLWKISQRYGVQIASIVKVNGIENQNVLVVGQALVIPNDFPTYTIQSGDTLYQIAARFGTTIESLIGWNNIPLASVIYVGQVIDIPVHVVKQGESLYAIANRYGTSVADIQKENNIANPALIYTGTRLSIPYKRPVKEVNAYITNMGAAAQTEVRNVGSYLTYITPFSYSVTKSGGLTPLQDEGVLAAARINRVAPLMGIANIENGEFNSDLIKTILDSDSLQETVLNNILSTMQTKGFRGVNFDFEYVYPENKEDYNDFLRRAVAKFRPLGYSVSSAVAPKYKEEQPGLLYEAHDYKAHGEIVDFVVVMTYEWGWAGGRAMAIAPLDEVKKVLDYAVTVIPREKIMMGVPTYGRDWTLPFVQGTFARTLSPVAAVNLAAQMNVSIEFDEGDQSPWFKYFDAQGKEHEVWFEDARSVQAKYRTAIDYGLRGVSFWVLGIPFPQNWPVIRDTMRVRKI